A region from the Lolium perenne isolate Kyuss_39 chromosome 4, Kyuss_2.0, whole genome shotgun sequence genome encodes:
- the LOC127294866 gene encoding serine/threonine-protein kinase RIPK-like, with the protein MLLSLGNCRVLCVVAVVNTAEGLAFLHDATKPVIYRDFKTSNILLDSNYNAKLSDFGLAKDGPDGEETHVSTRVIGTQGYAAPEYIMTGHLTTKSDVYSFGVVLLELLTGRKVVDKNRPPREQSLIEWARPYLLHDSSRRLDRAIDKSMDGQYSRLAVQKAAPMVYQCLSVSPKSRPQMSAVVEALELLLTMDDVAIEPFVYMLPSESK; encoded by the exons ATGCTTCTGTCGTTGGGAAACTGCAGAGTACTCTGCGTCGTTGCCGTGGTCAACACGGCTGAAGGTTTGGCCTTCCTCCATGACGCCACCAAGCCCGTCATCTATCGTGACTTCAAGACCTCCAACATACTGCTTGACTCG AATTACAATGCGAAGCTTTCTGATTTTGGTCTAGCCAAGGATGGGCCCGACGGAGAAGAGACACATGTCTCCACACGAGTCATAGGTACACAAGGCTACGCTGCACCAGAGTACATCATGACAG GCCATCTTACAACGAAGAGCGATGTGTATAGCTTTGGTGTGGTGTTGTTGGAGCTCCTGACGGGCCGGAAGGTGGTTGACAAGAACCGGCCACCCCGAGAGCAAAGCCTCATCGAGTGGGCACGGCCGTACTTATTGCACGACTCCTCACGCCGACTAGACCGCGCCATCGACAAGAGCATGGATGGACAATACTCGCGTCTAGCTGTCCAGAAGGCCGCACCTATGGTGTATCAGTGCCTAAGTGTCAGCCCAAAGTCGCGGCCACAGATGTCGGCCGTCGTGGAGGCTCTGGAGCTGTTGCTCACCATGGACGATGTCGCCATCGAACCGTTCGTGTACATGTTGCCATCGGAGAGCAAATGA